From the genome of Thauera chlorobenzoica:
CGCATCGCGCGGCGCGCGCCGTCGAGGGTGGCGCCGTGGTCGTGGCCCTTGGTGCGCAGCTTGGTGAATTCGCGGTAGCCGGCCTCGAAGATGCGTTCCATGCCCTCGGCCTGGTGGCGGCCGGCGGATTCGGCCAGGGTGTTGAGGTCGCCGCCGCTCCAGAAGTCGCGCTCGAAGCCGTCGGTGTCGCTGCGCGCCTGGCGGATCTGGAACGACTTGCGGAAGATCCAGTACCACGACACCAGGGACAGGCCGGCGAGCAGCGCCATGACGAGCTGGACGAGGACGCTCGCCTGGCTGATCAGGCTGAGGATGGAAAGATCGTGGGTGACGGTCATGCTGGGCTTTGGAGAAGGGCGTGGAGGGACGGGGGAATCGCCGCCGGGCGCTGGCGGCGCAGATCGACACAGGCGACAAGGACTCGTGCGGAGAACAAAAGTTCGGCGCCGCGGCGTACCTGCTGGTCGAACTGCAGGCTGGCGCGGCGCAGGGTGGCGATGCGGCTGACGACTTCGAGGGCGTCGTCGAGCCGCGCCGAAGCCAGGTAGTCGGCATGCAACGAACGCACCACGAAGGCGATGCCCTCGGCGGCGAGCAGCGCCTGCTGGCCGACGCCGAGCGCGCGCAGCCATTCGGTGCGCGCACGTTCGCAGAACTTCAGGTAGTTGGCGTAGTACACGACGCCGCCGGCATCGGTGTCCTCGTAATAGACGCGGACCGGCAGGACGAAGTGCGGCGCGGCGGCGGACGGGGTGCTGGCGTCGGCCGCGGCGCGAGGGATTCTCGGGTGCATCGCAGCATTCTAGCCGAGCGCGCGCGGCCGGTGCATGAGCTGTTGCAAATCTTGATGATTCTGTTTGTGCAAAGCTTAATCCTTGTTGTAAAAGCATTTTTGCTGAAACATGGTTTTCCGCGCGGCGCCTGCCCGGGCGTCCGGGGGGGCGCGCCGCCCTGTTCCTCCCGGTGCCGTATCGCGCATACTTGCAGGTTTACGTCGTCACACGGCGCCGGCACCCGGCCGGCGAGGAATCGTCATGGAACAATATCGCGGCACCACCATCCTGTCGGTCCGGCGCGGCAAGCGCGTCGCGCTCGGCGGGGACGGCCAGGTCACCCTGGGCAACATCGTCATCAAGGCCTCGGCGCGCAAGGTGCGCACCCTGTACAACGGCCAGATCCTCGCCGGCTTCGCCGGCGGCACGGCGGACGCCTTCACCCTCTTCGAGCGCTTCGAGGCCAAGCTCGACAAGCACCAGGGCAACCTGCTGCGCAGCGCAGTGGAGCTGGCCAAGGACTGGCGCACCGACCGCATGCTGCGCCGCCTCGAAGCCATGCTCGCGGTCGCCGACCGCGAGCACTCGCTGGTGATCACCGGCAACGGCGACGTGCTCGAGCCCGAGCAAGGCATCGTTGCCATCGGCAGCGGCGGCGCCTACGCCCAGGCCGCGGCGCGCGCGCTGCTCGAGAACACCGAGCTCGAGCCCGGGGAAATCGTCTCCAAGGCGCTCGGCATCGCCGCCGACCTGTGCATCTACACCAACCACCACCACACCATCGAAGTGCTGGACTGAGGGCGCCCCCATGACCCAGATGACCCCGCCGGAGATCGTCTCCGAACTCGACAAGCACATCGTCGGCCAGGACAAGGCCAAGAAGGCCGTCGCTATCGCCCTGCGCAACCGCTGGCGGCGTGCCCAGGT
Proteins encoded in this window:
- the ybgC gene encoding tol-pal system-associated acyl-CoA thioesterase, whose product is MHPRIPRAAADASTPSAAAPHFVLPVRVYYEDTDAGGVVYYANYLKFCERARTEWLRALGVGQQALLAAEGIAFVVRSLHADYLASARLDDALEVVSRIATLRRASLQFDQQVRRGAELLFSARVLVACVDLRRQRPAAIPPSLHALLQSPA
- the tolQ gene encoding protein TolQ, translated to MTVTHDLSILSLISQASVLVQLVMALLAGLSLVSWYWIFRKSFQIRQARSDTDGFERDFWSGGDLNTLAESAGRHQAEGMERIFEAGYREFTKLRTKGHDHGATLDGARRAMRATYQREIDDLEAHLAFLASVGSVSPYIGLLGTVWGIMNSFRGLSSVGSATLAQVAPGIAEALVATAIGLFAAIPAVVAYNRFAHDIDRLGIRFESFMEEFSNILQRNLR
- the hslV gene encoding ATP-dependent protease subunit HslV, with amino-acid sequence MEQYRGTTILSVRRGKRVALGGDGQVTLGNIVIKASARKVRTLYNGQILAGFAGGTADAFTLFERFEAKLDKHQGNLLRSAVELAKDWRTDRMLRRLEAMLAVADREHSLVITGNGDVLEPEQGIVAIGSGGAYAQAAARALLENTELEPGEIVSKALGIAADLCIYTNHHHTIEVLD